Proteins from a genomic interval of Candidatus Poribacteria bacterium:
- a CDS encoding BamA/TamA family outer membrane protein, translating into MKYILYLIVLLPFIVSVPTSAETPDGTIPFDCPDIPTPKFQFHFTRELIALAVTTAPFTTVDDLYIHIYDDAAGIYDTLAQYYGETLKAKNWHGIQEDDRVQLYVLNGTTMQGTGVDNTFMGIFAVVKSNHEIYLLNIVGNVPAQQAGQLLTDLSKLGIEISELKSLSALEIDKRSLPSPTGFRTADGSPIHEIQIKGNQKIDRVEILETLEAGDEDINKAMEALRKKMGYRLEGVETSVKQEDGKQIAVITVKERPSQSAGFSGGGPIIQFNRVTGWELGAEIENRFPGARLSDGTLASKLFGNIGYGFGNKLVNYEIGGTTMPFLAHTYRSGTTGHGDPSGKWYLGLGMDAKVYRITDITTPILTVVDDYGSAYYDSPFRLLYSLFGGSDIHNYYSRRGFEIGLRWEKLSRPVPTSSPTHLATLTFLVENHESLEKSTDWHLFNWRSTSKARENPAITPGRMRSVMFEYDFNTRRNYLGWHNTFSVEHSSTAFGSDFDFTRYQLHLRYAHPLGKHEIRTRAVGSFSTAFLPMQRQFTIGGPGVLNGYPLYAFAGDRGYLFNIEYFYPFPELSFWRNMPFDFDFNLFLVFFLDAGQAWNIDNQTPTLVPKSNAGIGFHFGESDSFLRFNVAKAFESEQGVQFNILWFYSF; encoded by the coding sequence ATGAAATACATATTATATCTCATAGTCTTACTACCGTTTATTGTATCCGTGCCAACGTCCGCTGAAACGCCAGACGGCACAATTCCTTTCGATTGTCCTGATATACCAACCCCCAAATTTCAATTCCACTTCACCCGTGAACTAATTGCACTCGCCGTTACGACAGCCCCCTTCACTACAGTGGACGATCTTTACATCCACATCTACGATGATGCAGCGGGTATTTATGATACACTCGCGCAATACTACGGCGAGACCTTGAAAGCAAAAAACTGGCACGGCATCCAAGAAGATGATAGGGTCCAACTCTATGTTCTCAACGGAACCACTATGCAAGGCACAGGTGTGGATAATACCTTTATGGGCATCTTTGCAGTCGTAAAAAGCAATCACGAAATCTATTTGCTAAACATCGTTGGGAATGTTCCAGCACAACAGGCAGGGCAGCTCCTAACAGATCTCAGCAAACTGGGTATTGAGATCTCTGAGTTGAAATCGTTATCGGCGTTGGAAATTGATAAACGATCTTTACCTTCCCCGACGGGGTTCCGCACTGCCGACGGTTCCCCAATCCATGAAATTCAGATTAAAGGCAATCAGAAAATTGATCGGGTGGAGATTCTCGAAACGCTTGAAGCAGGTGACGAGGACATCAATAAAGCGATGGAAGCACTGCGAAAAAAAATGGGGTACAGGTTAGAAGGCGTAGAAACATCGGTTAAACAGGAAGATGGCAAACAGATTGCGGTCATTACTGTGAAGGAACGTCCTTCGCAGTCTGCCGGCTTTTCTGGAGGGGGACCCATTATTCAGTTCAACCGTGTCACAGGTTGGGAGCTCGGTGCTGAGATCGAAAATAGGTTTCCGGGTGCGCGTCTTTCAGACGGCACTTTGGCTTCAAAACTGTTTGGAAATATAGGTTACGGATTTGGGAATAAACTCGTCAATTACGAGATTGGCGGAACAACAATGCCTTTTTTGGCACATACATACCGATCGGGAACAACGGGTCATGGAGATCCATCTGGCAAATGGTATCTTGGACTCGGAATGGATGCCAAAGTCTACCGTATCACAGACATCACGACACCGATTCTTACTGTCGTTGATGACTATGGTTCGGCTTATTATGATTCCCCTTTTCGGCTACTGTATAGCCTTTTCGGTGGATCGGATATCCATAATTACTATTCCAGAAGAGGATTTGAAATTGGCTTGCGGTGGGAAAAGTTATCACGACCGGTGCCTACTTCCAGTCCGACGCACTTAGCAACGTTGACGTTTCTTGTTGAAAACCATGAGAGTCTGGAAAAAAGCACAGATTGGCATCTTTTCAATTGGCGTTCGACATCAAAGGCACGAGAAAATCCAGCGATAACACCCGGTCGCATGCGGAGCGTTATGTTTGAATACGATTTTAACACCCGCCGGAACTATCTCGGCTGGCATAACACATTTTCGGTTGAACATAGCAGCACTGCCTTCGGTTCGGATTTCGATTTTACGCGCTATCAGCTCCATCTCCGCTATGCCCATCCACTCGGTAAACATGAGATACGGACGCGGGCAGTCGGCAGTTTTTCAACCGCATTCCTACCGATGCAACGTCAATTCACCATCGGGGGTCCAGGGGTCTTGAACGGCTACCCGCTCTACGCTTTTGCTGGCGACCGTGGTTATCTCTTCAACATCGAATACTTCTATCCTTTCCCGGAACTGTCTTTCTGGAGAAACATGCCCTTCGATTTTGATTTTAATCTCTTTCTGGTGTTTTTCCTCGATGCAGGTCAAGCGTGGAACATAGATAACCAAACACCCACGCTTGTGCCGAAGAGCAATGCCGGCATCGGTTTCCACTTCGGTGAAAGCGACTCTTTTTTACGATTTAATGTTGCGAAGGCTTTTGAATCGGAACAAGGCGTGCAATTCAATATCCTCTGGTTCTATAGTTTTTAA
- a CDS encoding sigma-70 family RNA polymerase sigma factor, with the protein MKQKDAELIQRVLQGDQEAFGFLVKKYQKGVHALVWRKIGDFHIAEEITQDAFFRAYQKLGTLKNHNLFAGWLYVIASRLCADWFQKNSPPEQSLEVTAMSEVNQVSYSQYVSEKQAAETDETRREIVKKLLQKLPESERTVITLYYLGEMTIKTISEFLGVSPNTVKSRLSRARNRLRKEEHMIRQNLGSFQLPPYFTENIMRDISRITPAAPTTHKPVVPWALSAVSAIALFLLFGAGTQYLSRFQKPYDLNATSERTVELIEAVLVLDSPAKPAVRNQPGSSSTPGRNPGAGQQPDARLFAAALVDETEVPTPEPQWIQTKGPAGGLVNTLFTTTRGDIYAGSYTNLYKLSDDGPSWKLVIAGSLSSLNMKDFIIGSNTQQMVERDDTLYIAIDAEVLTSTDYGETWDSLGAHPKGQPVGLVITDAVPGAEADITLNLALIEGVFRSADAGKSWIPLNDENLAGRKIRAIAAVENILFAGTDNGLYRRDMDTWEKLTIRPTEMSEDKTAIHALAVDKHRLYVAAGDEVTNQNQIGMQLRASLTGSSQWSLYRSTDQGDSWYSIDPRKRQEHEEERQQREQFGVSVPFPGAEETEIHLPSIKLLATQGRVIVVDAFGELFYSMNTGETWTALDIKGGSGYNVPPPVLMMDENTFYKGGPSGVQTTIDGGKTWSEFNSGLVGTPVQTLIAVQGELYANSTNGFVTSTDAGESWTPLPRGIDHGVFIKVFDGVLYVKRVNQMNSPSPIAHLSTEDNSLTFISGMPAFENVMSQKMDEEMNRIMMQAFTDVAKQDLEEGVPPNPEDVDFDQLNEAMNKFMQEQASASMMTFIGNFAVSGDTYYVEYGKTLYRWRPGMTEWHNTGLVDTGEDAFASLLSGPFDYSADVSTSYDTINAMGFRIAVSDSTVYVGKREGRLFQSFDEGDTWNDVTVDLPFSFEKFEAIVFAEPTVYVATDKGVAYSSDGTHWHIATDAEGSALVVSRLAVEDTTVYGQTDQHVYLLKVGTHTWKQATPELPSAVISFAVDGNTLYVGTANRGVLRFELDQSL; encoded by the coding sequence ATGAAACAGAAAGATGCTGAACTCATTCAACGGGTACTACAAGGCGACCAAGAGGCATTCGGGTTTCTCGTCAAAAAGTATCAGAAAGGGGTTCACGCGCTGGTGTGGCGGAAGATCGGCGATTTTCACATCGCAGAGGAAATTACGCAGGACGCCTTTTTCAGGGCATACCAGAAACTCGGAACCCTAAAAAATCACAACCTGTTTGCGGGATGGCTTTATGTCATCGCGTCACGCTTGTGTGCTGACTGGTTCCAAAAGAATTCTCCACCGGAACAATCCTTAGAAGTTACGGCTATGAGTGAAGTGAATCAAGTGTCATACTCTCAATACGTTTCAGAAAAACAAGCAGCGGAAACCGATGAAACGCGCCGTGAGATCGTCAAGAAGCTGCTCCAAAAACTACCGGAAAGCGAACGCACCGTGATAACCCTCTATTACCTCGGTGAAATGACAATCAAAACCATCAGCGAGTTTCTCGGTGTCTCTCCAAATACCGTTAAAAGTAGACTCAGCCGTGCTCGCAATCGTCTCAGGAAGGAAGAACACATGATCCGACAAAACCTCGGCAGTTTCCAACTACCTCCGTATTTTACAGAAAACATCATGCGGGACATCTCACGGATTACCCCCGCAGCCCCTACGACACATAAACCCGTGGTGCCTTGGGCACTTTCAGCGGTATCTGCGATCGCGCTGTTCTTATTGTTCGGGGCTGGGACACAGTATCTCTCCCGTTTCCAGAAACCTTACGACCTAAACGCTACATCGGAACGAACCGTTGAACTCATTGAAGCGGTTTTGGTTTTAGATTCACCCGCCAAACCCGCTGTGCGGAATCAGCCTGGAAGTTCATCAACGCCCGGTAGAAACCCGGGGGCAGGTCAGCAACCCGATGCGCGACTCTTTGCCGCCGCACTTGTGGATGAAACTGAGGTTCCAACGCCAGAACCGCAGTGGATACAAACGAAGGGACCCGCAGGCGGACTTGTCAATACCCTCTTCACGACAACGCGTGGAGACATCTATGCAGGTAGCTACACGAATCTTTACAAACTATCAGACGACGGGCCTTCATGGAAACTCGTCATCGCCGGAAGCCTGTCTTCACTCAACATGAAAGATTTCATAATAGGTAGTAACACACAACAAATGGTAGAGCGGGACGATACACTCTATATCGCTATCGATGCGGAGGTGTTGACTTCTACAGACTACGGTGAGACGTGGGATTCGCTCGGTGCACACCCAAAAGGGCAGCCCGTTGGGCTCGTCATAACGGACGCGGTTCCGGGGGCAGAAGCCGACATCACACTGAACCTTGCTCTCATTGAAGGTGTATTTCGATCTGCGGACGCTGGCAAGTCGTGGATACCTCTGAACGATGAGAACCTCGCGGGTCGAAAAATTCGTGCAATCGCCGCCGTTGAAAACATTCTGTTTGCTGGGACTGACAACGGACTCTATCGCCGTGATATGGATACATGGGAAAAATTGACGATTCGTCCAACAGAAATGTCCGAAGATAAAACGGCTATCCATGCCTTAGCGGTCGATAAACACCGGCTCTATGTTGCAGCCGGGGACGAAGTTACAAACCAGAATCAGATCGGGATGCAACTTAGAGCTTCGCTGACAGGAAGTAGCCAGTGGTCGCTTTACCGTTCAACCGATCAAGGCGATTCATGGTATTCCATAGATCCACGGAAGAGGCAGGAGCATGAGGAAGAGAGACAACAGAGGGAACAATTTGGGGTAAGTGTCCCATTCCCGGGGGCAGAGGAAACGGAAATCCATCTGCCGAGTATCAAGCTTCTCGCGACGCAGGGAAGGGTTATCGTCGTAGATGCGTTTGGAGAACTGTTCTACTCCATGAATACCGGGGAAACCTGGACTGCCTTGGATATAAAGGGCGGGTCAGGTTACAACGTGCCGCCGCCTGTGCTGATGATGGACGAGAATACTTTCTACAAAGGAGGACCTTCTGGGGTTCAGACCACAATTGATGGTGGCAAAACGTGGTCTGAGTTTAATAGCGGACTCGTGGGCACTCCCGTTCAGACACTTATTGCTGTTCAGGGTGAACTCTACGCAAATTCAACAAATGGGTTTGTCACTTCAACGGACGCAGGTGAATCGTGGACCCCGCTTCCCCGTGGTATTGACCACGGTGTCTTTATCAAAGTATTTGACGGTGTCCTCTATGTAAAGAGAGTGAATCAGATGAACTCACCTTCACCTATAGCCCATCTATCCACCGAGGACAATAGTCTAACGTTTATCTCCGGCATGCCTGCTTTTGAAAACGTCATGTCACAGAAAATGGACGAAGAAATGAACAGAATTATGATGCAAGCATTCACCGATGTGGCTAAGCAAGACCTTGAAGAAGGTGTGCCACCAAATCCCGAGGATGTTGATTTTGACCAGTTAAATGAAGCCATGAATAAGTTTATGCAAGAACAAGCCTCGGCTAGTATGATGACGTTTATTGGAAATTTTGCCGTGAGTGGCGATACCTATTATGTGGAATACGGGAAGACGCTTTACAGATGGCGACCCGGTATGACTGAATGGCACAACACAGGGTTAGTCGATACGGGCGAGGACGCTTTCGCGTCCCTATTATCCGGTCCTTTTGATTATTCGGCTGATGTCTCTACGTCTTATGATACCATTAATGCTATGGGTTTCAGAATCGCCGTGTCGGATAGCACGGTTTACGTCGGAAAACGGGAGGGACGCCTCTTTCAATCGTTTGATGAAGGGGACACCTGGAACGATGTTACTGTAGACCTCCCGTTCTCTTTTGAGAAATTCGAGGCGATCGTTTTCGCGGAACCCACCGTTTATGTGGCAACCGATAAAGGTGTTGCGTATTCGAGCGATGGCACGCACTGGCATATCGCAACGGATGCTGAGGGTAGCGCTCTCGTCGTCTCCCGATTGGCGGTGGAAGACACAACGGTGTATGGACAGACCGATCAACACGTGTATCTGTTGAAAGTGGGGACTCATACATGGAAACAGGCGACCCCCGAACTTCCAAGTGCTGTTATCTCTTTCGCTGTTGATGGGAACACACTGTATGTCGGGACTGCGAATCGTGGTGTTCTGCGTTTCGAGCTTGATCAATCGTTGTAG
- a CDS encoding ABC transporter ATP-binding protein, protein MQTLKESFVAYARTLVVIWQSGSLAVLGMFLLTLLPGVVPACQFFVTERLVNTIVEVVGDANWWQAVLPWLIGLLGLRILSTGADLLREPLYTHLGENIEIWINDGIAQKVDTTALIEIQTAEFQDSLERARAVSGLVLQNILWYLVDSLQQLISVVTLGIVLWQYHPLLALLPALTGMASWWSDTRFSADLYGFDVEQTPQRREQDALEGILTDRGTGKEVRLYQTQNAWIEHWHQLGQSLIDGQMGIRRRKFSVCLALDTTRGLLYAGSLILLLLEVFRGELTVGTYIAAAAGLVQLDGIWDAVAFQFQAIVEEMRPLFGDLYRFLNRQSDTQFPDTADEKINEFDGNRTVEDIAVADLSFFYPNSQKPSLTDITLTFKKGERVAIVGPNGAGKTTLARVLLGLYRPHSGSIRVGDIPLTEENRRAWLTHCSAVFQDFTQYHLTARENITFGDLEHPERMEMASIAGGAASVVEGLTEGYETLLGPTFGGRDLSGGEWQRLATARSFMRKTPWLVVLDEPTAALDPLAEQAVYERFIERSAGRTSVLISHRLSSVRTCDRILVLDNGRIVEDGDHETLLAQDGLYAQFFRAQAQWYV, encoded by the coding sequence ATGCAAACGCTAAAAGAAAGTTTCGTGGCTTATGCTCGAACTTTGGTTGTGATTTGGCAGAGCGGTTCCCTGGCTGTCTTGGGCATGTTCCTGCTCACCTTATTACCCGGTGTTGTACCGGCTTGCCAGTTTTTCGTGACAGAACGCTTAGTCAATACAATCGTCGAGGTGGTCGGCGACGCAAATTGGTGGCAGGCGGTTTTACCGTGGCTCATCGGATTACTGGGTTTACGTATTCTCAGCACCGGTGCCGATCTACTGCGAGAACCCCTGTATACCCACTTAGGTGAAAACATTGAAATCTGGATTAACGACGGCATTGCCCAGAAAGTCGATACGACAGCGTTAATCGAAATCCAGACTGCAGAATTTCAAGATTCACTTGAACGGGCACGCGCTGTCTCCGGACTGGTGCTCCAGAATATCCTCTGGTATCTCGTTGACAGCCTTCAACAACTCATCAGTGTCGTTACACTTGGCATCGTGCTGTGGCAATATCATCCACTGTTGGCACTACTACCTGCCTTGACAGGGATGGCATCTTGGTGGAGTGACACGCGTTTTTCGGCGGATCTTTACGGTTTTGACGTAGAGCAGACACCCCAACGGCGTGAACAGGATGCATTAGAAGGAATCCTGACGGATCGCGGCACGGGCAAAGAAGTCCGGTTATACCAAACCCAAAACGCATGGATAGAACACTGGCATCAATTGGGACAATCGCTCATAGACGGACAAATGGGAATACGACGGCGAAAATTCTCAGTCTGTCTCGCGCTCGATACCACACGCGGCTTGTTATACGCCGGTTCGCTCATCCTATTGTTGTTGGAAGTCTTTCGTGGCGAGTTGACCGTCGGCACATATATTGCCGCTGCTGCTGGTTTGGTCCAATTAGACGGTATCTGGGACGCTGTCGCCTTTCAATTTCAGGCGATCGTTGAAGAGATGCGTCCACTGTTTGGGGATCTGTATCGGTTCCTTAACAGACAGTCGGATACCCAATTCCCTGACACAGCCGATGAAAAAATAAATGAATTCGACGGAAACAGAACGGTTGAAGATATTGCAGTAGCAGACCTCTCGTTTTTTTATCCAAATTCGCAAAAACCATCGTTAACGGATATAACACTCACATTCAAAAAAGGCGAACGTGTCGCAATCGTGGGACCCAATGGTGCGGGAAAGACCACACTGGCACGTGTATTGTTGGGACTCTACCGACCACACTCCGGCAGTATTCGTGTCGGAGATATACCCTTAACCGAAGAGAATCGTCGAGCGTGGTTAACACACTGCAGTGCCGTGTTTCAGGACTTTACGCAGTACCACCTTACCGCACGTGAGAATATTACCTTCGGCGACCTGGAACATCCTGAACGCATGGAAATGGCATCAATTGCGGGGGGTGCCGCTTCCGTTGTTGAAGGACTCACAGAAGGTTACGAGACACTCCTGGGTCCCACTTTCGGTGGACGCGATCTCTCCGGTGGTGAATGGCAACGTCTCGCAACAGCACGGAGTTTCATGCGGAAAACCCCGTGGCTCGTTGTCCTCGATGAACCGACTGCAGCACTGGATCCGCTCGCTGAACAGGCGGTTTATGAACGATTTATTGAACGGAGTGCAGGACGCACATCCGTGCTAATCTCACACCGTCTCTCTTCTGTCCGCACGTGTGACCGGATCCTCGTCCTTGACAACGGACGCATCGTTGAGGACGGTGACCACGAAACGTTATTGGCACAAGATGGACTGTATGCCCAATTTTTCAGAGCACAAGCGCAATGGTATGTTTGA
- a CDS encoding FtsX-like permease family protein codes for MRSALTMLGIVIGVAAVLAMLAIGDGAKRIVTQEFEKYGSHFTVRRNPWIWRGDRVFPNRSGEHLKYEDVLAIEAECPAVESVIPSISNEVLAQAEGGAAKWTEYDGVNSYFPTGMKWQIQQGRFFSEDEFNNRRKVCVLGLEVATELFGNQHPIGTEIKISLQGGRPDRFRILGVMAERGTSLQYGFSWDDIVFIPLTTAQDRFKGKRHINYLNIRAVDSDSIEKAAEEVTAVLKKRHRNQDNFFDISFATAAVKELDKISRIIKIMLSSIAGFSLFVGSVGIMNMMLVSVNQRTREIGIRRAIGAKRRDIFLQFLIEAIVMCGVGGFFGIGLGIGTGYVCSHIAVTIVKVIPQWPVVISLYWIAVSVSISACIGIVFGLYPALRASHISPIEALRTE; via the coding sequence ATGCGTTCTGCCCTCACAATGCTGGGGATCGTTATCGGTGTTGCGGCTGTCCTCGCAATGCTTGCTATCGGTGACGGCGCGAAGCGGATCGTCACGCAAGAGTTTGAAAAGTATGGCAGTCATTTTACGGTGCGACGGAATCCGTGGATTTGGCGTGGGGATCGTGTGTTTCCGAATCGCAGCGGCGAACACTTGAAATACGAAGATGTTTTAGCGATTGAAGCCGAATGTCCTGCTGTTGAGTCTGTGATACCGAGTATTTCTAACGAAGTGCTGGCGCAGGCTGAAGGCGGTGCGGCAAAATGGACGGAGTATGATGGCGTCAATTCTTACTTTCCGACAGGGATGAAGTGGCAGATTCAGCAGGGACGTTTCTTTTCCGAGGATGAATTCAATAATCGACGAAAAGTCTGTGTGCTTGGGTTAGAAGTCGCGACGGAGTTGTTTGGGAATCAGCATCCGATTGGCACAGAAATCAAGATTTCGCTTCAAGGTGGAAGGCCCGACCGTTTTCGCATCCTCGGTGTAATGGCGGAACGCGGCACAAGTCTTCAATATGGATTCAGTTGGGACGACATCGTGTTCATCCCTTTGACAACCGCGCAAGATAGATTTAAGGGCAAACGCCACATCAATTATCTCAACATCAGAGCGGTGGACTCGGATTCCATTGAGAAAGCCGCTGAAGAAGTGACAGCCGTTCTAAAAAAACGACATCGGAACCAAGACAATTTTTTCGATATTAGTTTTGCGACTGCTGCTGTCAAAGAACTCGATAAAATCAGTCGCATCATTAAAATCATGCTTAGCAGTATCGCCGGGTTTTCGCTGTTTGTCGGCAGTGTCGGAATTATGAATATGATGCTTGTTTCAGTGAACCAACGCACCCGTGAGATCGGGATCCGCCGCGCCATCGGCGCGAAACGACGAGATATTTTCTTGCAGTTTCTGATTGAGGCGATCGTGATGTGCGGTGTCGGCGGCTTCTTCGGTATTGGGTTGGGTATAGGTACCGGATATGTCTGTTCACACATAGCCGTTACAATCGTCAAAGTGATCCCCCAGTGGCCCGTCGTCATCTCGCTATACTGGATAGCGGTTTCTGTTAGCATTTCAGCCTGCATCGGTATCGTCTTCGGACTCTATCCGGCTCTAAGAGCCTCACACATCTCTCCGATCGAGGCGTTGCGGACGGAATAA